A genomic window from Syntrophales bacterium includes:
- a CDS encoding NAD(P)H-dependent oxidoreductase: MQVLVMYYSRTGNTEKLAKEIAKGVQGVEDVKCVLKPASEVTEDDFLSSDGIIAGSPVYFGVMAAEMKEVFDKFVGTRNNMEDKIGAAFATSFDPSGGKETTMISIIQVMLIYGMIIVGDPLDATGHYGVSCTGAPDEQTAANGAKLGKRVASLVKKLRG, encoded by the coding sequence ATGCAGGTTTTAGTGATGTACTATTCAAGAACAGGGAATACTGAAAAACTGGCTAAAGAAATAGCAAAAGGTGTACAGGGAGTTGAGGATGTAAAATGTGTACTGAAACCGGCATCTGAAGTTACAGAAGATGACTTTTTGTCTTCTGATGGAATTATAGCCGGCTCACCTGTATATTTCGGAGTGATGGCCGCTGAGATGAAAGAGGTTTTTGATAAGTTTGTCGGTACCCGCAACAACATGGAAGACAAGATAGGCGCCGCTTTTGCAACATCGTTTGACCCGTCGGGGGGTAAAGAAACGACGATGATCTCGATTATACAGGTCATGCTGATATATGGAATGATCATTGTCGGAGATCCTCTGGACGCAACCGGCCACTACGGTGTATCGTGTACCGGAGCACCGGATGAACAAACTGCTGCAAATGGCGCAAAACTGGGTAAAAGAGTTGCTTCCCTGGTAAAGAAACTGAGAGGATAA
- a CDS encoding RNA methyltransferase has translation MTTLKPTRQQLTSWSKLNMAKYRHEEGLFLAEGLKVVQELLKSTYDTPALLILEEKKKHLESFLSTLPGHIEIYTLKKSEWKRFSQDSEPEGIMALVKMPHSEKFSPALEKGNNHLLLLYEVNNPSNLGAVMRTAHWFGIKTIVLSTNSVDFTNPKVVRSSMGSLFHLSIIPEVDFDKALPEFKKHYFLVGSTAQNGVTPHSCTYKTALLLGSESHGLPEKLTSLAAEQWYIPGTGGAESLSLAHAAAIMMYKMTQRGT, from the coding sequence ATGACGACCCTTAAACCCACCAGACAACAACTTACATCATGGTCAAAACTGAATATGGCAAAGTATCGCCACGAGGAGGGGCTTTTTTTGGCAGAGGGCCTCAAGGTTGTGCAAGAATTATTGAAAAGCACATACGATACGCCGGCGTTGCTCATACTGGAAGAAAAGAAGAAACATCTGGAGTCCTTTTTATCAACGCTGCCGGGTCATATCGAAATTTATACCCTGAAAAAAAGTGAATGGAAAAGATTTAGCCAGGACAGCGAACCGGAAGGAATTATGGCACTTGTCAAGATGCCTCATTCCGAAAAATTTTCCCCGGCGCTGGAGAAGGGAAACAATCATCTTTTATTGCTTTATGAAGTGAACAATCCAAGTAATCTTGGTGCTGTCATGCGTACGGCCCACTGGTTCGGTATCAAGACAATCGTGCTGAGCACCAATTCGGTAGATTTTACCAATCCAAAAGTCGTTCGAAGTTCCATGGGAAGCCTGTTTCATCTGTCAATTATCCCCGAAGTAGATTTCGATAAGGCCTTGCCGGAATTTAAAAAACATTATTTTTTAGTGGGCAGCACCGCACAAAACGGAGTTACACCACACAGCTGTACATATAAAACGGCACTTCTGCTTGGCAGTGAAAGTCACGGGCTGCCGGAAAAATTGACAAGTTTAGCTGCTGAGCAATGGTATATTCCCGGTACCGGTGGTGCGGAATCACTCAGCCTTGCACATGCGGCAGCAATTATGATGTATAAAATGACGCAACGTGGAACGTAA
- a CDS encoding NAD(P)H-hydrate dehydratase: MKVSTVAEMRSLDRYAIETLAIPQELLMENAGEALYFVILNEFGVKDKKFAIICSVGNNGGDGLVVARKIHSNGGNIKVFILGDVNKFKGAAKTNFDIISLFPIEIRHFESVESIKSDVLHCDAIVDAIFGTGLTRNVEGLHGDVIQLINESGKKVFSMDIPSGINGDNGEIMGAAVKADYTVTFGLPKIGNMLFPGYEHCGKLYVSHISFPPSLYDKDSIKVEINDHITLPPKDKKAHKGVLGEALFIAGASSYFGAPYFSALSFLKAGGGYSRLAAPVSVTPFIANKGSEIVFIPQKETNSGSISLENRDALLELSEKMDMVVIGPGLSLNEETQQLTRELIEKIEKPLLIDGDGITAISKDLDIIKKRKWPTILTPHLGEMSRITKMDVSDLDRNKIDVLRSTSKELNAIIALKGAHSLIGYPDEKVYINMSGNPGMASAGSGDVLTGTIAAMFGLGLSIEDAARKGVFIHGFAGDLAAEDIGEDGITAQDILDYLPLAVKIDREGLDETLRYAYEGIRVI; this comes from the coding sequence ATGAAAGTAAGCACAGTCGCCGAAATGAGGTCTCTTGACCGGTATGCAATAGAAACCCTTGCTATACCTCAAGAGCTCTTAATGGAAAACGCGGGGGAGGCTTTATATTTTGTTATACTGAACGAGTTTGGCGTAAAGGATAAAAAATTTGCGATTATCTGCAGTGTCGGCAACAACGGAGGAGACGGACTCGTTGTCGCGAGAAAAATCCACTCAAACGGCGGAAATATAAAGGTCTTCATTCTGGGTGACGTAAATAAATTTAAAGGTGCGGCAAAGACAAACTTCGATATCATATCCCTGTTTCCGATTGAAATCCGGCATTTTGAATCCGTGGAATCGATAAAGAGTGATGTCCTGCATTGCGATGCGATAGTTGATGCAATTTTTGGCACGGGCTTAACAAGAAATGTCGAAGGCCTCCATGGAGATGTCATACAGCTTATTAACGAAAGCGGTAAAAAGGTTTTCAGTATGGACATTCCCTCCGGTATCAATGGCGACAACGGGGAAATCATGGGTGCCGCAGTCAAGGCAGACTATACCGTTACTTTCGGCCTTCCCAAGATAGGAAACATGCTTTTCCCAGGCTATGAACATTGTGGAAAATTGTATGTTTCACACATATCTTTTCCTCCATCCCTCTATGATAAAGATTCAATAAAAGTTGAAATCAACGATCACATTACACTTCCCCCGAAAGACAAAAAAGCCCACAAGGGGGTTTTGGGTGAAGCCCTGTTTATCGCGGGCGCTTCAAGCTACTTCGGGGCGCCCTATTTTTCCGCCCTGTCGTTCCTGAAAGCGGGCGGAGGATATTCGCGCCTCGCGGCACCCGTTTCAGTGACACCGTTTATTGCCAATAAGGGAAGCGAGATTGTTTTTATTCCGCAGAAAGAAACGAATTCGGGGAGCATCTCTTTAGAAAATAGAGACGCTTTACTTGAGCTTTCCGAAAAAATGGACATGGTAGTAATCGGCCCCGGCTTATCATTAAACGAAGAGACGCAGCAACTGACAAGAGAGCTCATAGAGAAAATCGAAAAACCGCTCCTCATCGATGGGGATGGTATCACCGCCATTTCCAAAGACCTGGACATAATAAAAAAGAGAAAGTGGCCTACGATACTGACACCTCACCTGGGCGAGATGTCAAGAATTACAAAAATGGATGTAAGCGATCTTGACAGAAATAAAATAGATGTCCTGCGGAGTACCTCAAAGGAGCTGAACGCAATCATCGCCTTGAAGGGAGCCCACTCGCTGATCGGTTATCCCGATGAGAAAGTTTACATCAATATGAGCGGGAATCCCGGTATGGCGTCGGCAGGATCGGGTGATGTTCTTACGGGAACCATCGCCGCGATGTTCGGCCTCGGTTTATCCATTGAAGATGCGGCAAGAAAAGGCGTTTTCATCCATGGGTTCGCCGGCGATCTTGCAGCCGAAGATATCGGTGAGGACGGCATAACGGCACAGGACATACTCGATTATCTGCCGCTCGCCGTGAAGATTGACCGGGAAGGCCTCGACGAGACCCTGAGATACGCCTACGAAGGCATTCGTGTAATA
- a CDS encoding GNAT family N-acetyltransferase, giving the protein MDPDSNIDIREEYRPDLLSLRSQIYHKRIEKFTKLYPQKFISEDKIFNHINRGDRIFIGTGCGKPQYLVNALTDYVESHPKAFFDAEVLHVWSLGVSPYMAEKFKRNFRHNFFFISDLTREPVNKGMADYTPIFLSQIPDLILSGALPIDIALIQTSYLDNHGYMSLGVSVDIVKAATEKASIVVVQINYNVPRVHGDGFIHINDVDFIVVHDEPLLKYEVEDTDIEATRQIGKYVSRLIKDGDTIQVGYGTIPNAILSNLDKKRHLGVHTELLSQGIVDLMKKGVIDNSKKNVNRGKTIATFCMGGTETYEYLHDNPMIELRTIDYTNDPLIIAQHDNMVAINTALEIDFTGQASAESLGKVFYSGIGGQADFMRGAVMARNGRTILAIQSTAQNGEISRISPFLKEGAGVTLNRGDIHYVVTEYGIAYLHGKNIRERAMQLIAIAHPKFRSSLIKEAKEANIIFKDQAFISGKRGEYPESLETYKTTETGFDIFLRPVKISDEPLLKDFFYALSDRSLYRRFISRRKDMPHELLQHFVIIDYTKDMVILAVAKEEEREKVLGVGQYGIDETTHTAEVAVVVRDDCHNRGIATELLSYLTYLAKRQGLHGFTADVLVENNIMRHVFEKMDFEIERRISAGVYELKLAFKE; this is encoded by the coding sequence ATGGATCCAGATAGTAATATAGACATACGTGAAGAATATCGACCGGATCTCTTATCTCTCAGGTCTCAGATATACCATAAGAGAATAGAAAAATTTACCAAGTTATATCCGCAGAAGTTTATAAGTGAAGATAAAATATTCAACCATATTAATCGAGGTGATCGAATATTTATCGGTACCGGCTGTGGAAAACCCCAATACCTTGTTAATGCCCTCACAGATTATGTGGAATCCCATCCAAAGGCCTTTTTCGATGCTGAAGTTCTCCACGTATGGTCTCTTGGTGTTTCTCCATATATGGCTGAAAAATTCAAGCGGAATTTTCGACATAATTTTTTCTTCATTTCCGATCTTACCAGGGAACCTGTCAATAAAGGGATGGCCGATTATACGCCGATATTTCTGTCTCAAATTCCGGACTTGATACTCAGCGGAGCGCTGCCGATTGATATTGCCTTAATCCAAACATCTTACCTGGATAATCATGGTTATATGAGTCTCGGTGTCAGTGTTGACATTGTTAAGGCGGCGACGGAAAAAGCTTCAATAGTGGTGGTCCAGATTAATTATAATGTACCACGGGTACATGGTGATGGTTTTATACACATAAATGATGTTGACTTTATTGTTGTTCATGATGAACCTCTTCTCAAATACGAAGTGGAAGATACCGATATTGAGGCGACGAGACAGATTGGCAAATATGTATCACGGTTGATTAAGGACGGAGATACAATTCAAGTGGGGTATGGAACCATTCCCAATGCAATTTTGTCTAACCTCGATAAAAAAAGACATCTTGGTGTTCATACGGAGCTTCTTAGTCAGGGTATAGTGGATTTGATGAAAAAAGGGGTTATAGATAATTCAAAAAAGAATGTTAATCGTGGAAAGACAATCGCGACATTCTGTATGGGGGGGACAGAAACTTACGAATATTTACATGACAATCCCATGATCGAGCTTAGAACAATCGACTACACAAACGATCCCCTGATTATAGCTCAGCATGACAATATGGTGGCCATCAATACAGCCCTGGAGATAGATTTTACCGGCCAGGCAAGTGCGGAATCCCTGGGAAAGGTCTTCTATAGTGGGATAGGGGGACAGGCTGATTTCATGAGGGGCGCGGTGATGGCACGAAATGGGCGGACAATACTCGCCATTCAATCAACTGCACAAAATGGGGAAATTTCAAGGATATCACCTTTTCTTAAAGAGGGGGCGGGGGTAACTCTCAACAGGGGTGACATTCATTATGTCGTGACTGAATACGGGATAGCATATCTGCACGGGAAAAACATAAGAGAAAGGGCAATGCAATTGATAGCTATTGCTCATCCGAAATTCAGATCCTCGCTGATAAAGGAAGCAAAGGAAGCAAACATTATTTTTAAAGATCAGGCGTTTATTTCCGGGAAGAGGGGGGAATATCCGGAAAGTCTGGAAACTTATAAGACGACAGAAACAGGATTTGATATCTTTTTAAGACCTGTAAAGATCAGTGATGAACCATTATTAAAAGATTTCTTCTATGCCCTGTCAGACAGGAGTCTCTACAGAAGGTTTATTTCGAGACGGAAAGATATGCCTCATGAACTCTTGCAACATTTTGTGATCATTGATTATACTAAGGACATGGTAATTCTTGCTGTTGCAAAGGAGGAAGAGAGAGAGAAAGTTCTGGGAGTTGGTCAGTATGGAATAGATGAAACAACGCATACTGCTGAAGTGGCAGTAGTGGTGAGAGATGATTGTCATAACAGAGGGATAGCAACAGAATTGCTTTCCTATTTAACATATCTTGCCAAGAGACAGGGACTTCACGGGTTTACCGCAGATGTTCTGGTGGAAAATAACATAATGCGACATGTCTTTGAAAAAATGGACTTTGAGATTGAAAGAAGAATCAGTGCAGGTGTTTACGAACTTAAACTTGCGTTTAAAGAGTAG
- the cutA gene encoding divalent-cation tolerance protein CutA has product MMEDYIQVITTTEEKKDAERIASSLVEKRLAGCVQIIGPIMSTYHWKGNIETSKEWLCLIKSRKDLYVELEKAIKEMHPYETPEIIATPVVGGSKDYLKWLSDELKKE; this is encoded by the coding sequence ATGATGGAAGATTATATCCAGGTTATTACAACTACCGAAGAAAAGAAGGATGCCGAAAGGATAGCCAGCAGTCTGGTAGAGAAAAGACTGGCCGGATGCGTCCAGATAATTGGACCCATAATGAGCACCTATCACTGGAAAGGCAATATAGAAACATCCAAAGAGTGGCTATGTCTCATCAAGAGCAGGAAAGATCTATATGTGGAACTTGAAAAAGCAATCAAAGAAATGCATCCGTATGAGACGCCGGAAATTATAGCTACACCTGTTGTTGGCGGCAGTAAAGACTATCTTAAATGGCTCAGTGATGAGCTTAAAAAGGAATAG